From a region of the Fibrobacter sp. UWR4 genome:
- a CDS encoding S41 family peptidase — protein MKFRNLLLTTASALCLANASFAAQDKQTPPGDFYEEVSRLNKVFSEVNRKYVEEVNPTELTDAALNGIRDILDPHTTVFSPKDYESLKVSMEGKFGGVGITISLRDNILTVISPLSGTPAFRLGIRAGDRIVKIDGKDTKGLSLDDAVSKLRGKIGTDVTIAIAREGVADLMDFTITRAEIVVHAVPYYGMVSKDIGYIKLATFSDKTTSDVENALKALQKQGMKKIILDMRYNPGGLLNQAIDISELFLKRGNTIVSTKGRTQQTESRARKDGVVKQDVPMVVLVNQGSASAAEIVSGALQDWDRALIVGKTSFGKGSVQTIFPLDNQGNALKLTTAFYYLPFGRCINKPENGIKGLKIQEEEYEKEEKGEADSTVAKADTVARDTFYTNNGRMMFGGGGITPDVEVELDPMPWVVQVQERMSMYFKFAVKARPELEKQGIKVDSNWEVPDEMFNQFKEFCLKDTSFMKIKSNALVGVDQLEKSVIREQNYMGDSSKTVTDTLLSKRIAEMRDALEQNRNAQFEGNKEYIKDGIKRELLTSFQNDSVSTAFSLKRDKQLNEAIRYLNDTALFNKAMAPQQKAPAKKPEAKTEKKASNKKSK, from the coding sequence ATGAAGTTTCGTAATCTTTTGCTGACTACTGCATCCGCCTTGTGCCTTGCCAACGCATCTTTTGCCGCCCAGGACAAGCAGACTCCCCCGGGTGACTTCTACGAAGAAGTTTCCCGTTTGAATAAGGTTTTCTCCGAAGTGAACCGCAAGTATGTGGAAGAAGTAAACCCCACAGAACTGACGGACGCCGCCCTGAACGGGATCCGCGACATTCTGGACCCCCATACTACGGTATTCAGCCCTAAGGATTACGAAAGCCTGAAAGTTTCCATGGAAGGTAAGTTCGGTGGCGTGGGTATCACCATCAGCCTTCGCGACAACATCCTCACGGTGATTTCTCCCCTGTCCGGCACTCCGGCTTTCCGCCTGGGTATCCGCGCAGGTGACCGCATTGTAAAGATTGACGGCAAGGATACCAAGGGTCTTTCCCTGGATGACGCCGTAAGCAAGCTCCGCGGTAAGATCGGCACAGACGTGACCATCGCTATCGCCCGCGAAGGCGTTGCCGACCTGATGGACTTTACCATCACCCGTGCTGAAATTGTGGTTCACGCAGTTCCCTACTACGGCATGGTCTCCAAGGACATCGGCTATATCAAACTGGCAACCTTTAGCGACAAGACCACTAGTGACGTGGAAAATGCACTGAAGGCCCTCCAAAAGCAGGGCATGAAGAAGATCATTCTGGATATGCGTTACAATCCGGGTGGTCTCCTGAACCAGGCCATCGACATTAGCGAACTGTTCCTGAAGCGTGGCAACACCATCGTGAGCACCAAGGGACGCACCCAGCAGACTGAAAGCCGCGCCCGCAAGGACGGTGTCGTGAAGCAAGATGTACCTATGGTGGTTCTGGTAAACCAGGGTTCCGCAAGTGCTGCTGAAATCGTTTCCGGCGCACTTCAGGACTGGGACCGCGCCCTGATCGTGGGTAAGACTTCCTTCGGTAAGGGTTCCGTACAGACCATTTTCCCGCTGGACAACCAGGGCAACGCCCTGAAGCTGACCACCGCATTCTATTATCTGCCTTTCGGCCGCTGCATTAACAAGCCCGAAAACGGCATCAAGGGCCTGAAGATTCAGGAAGAGGAATACGAGAAGGAAGAAAAGGGCGAGGCAGATTCTACCGTAGCCAAGGCGGACACTGTGGCCCGCGATACCTTCTATACCAATAACGGCCGCATGATGTTCGGCGGTGGCGGTATTACTCCGGACGTAGAAGTGGAACTGGACCCCATGCCTTGGGTGGTACAGGTGCAGGAACGCATGTCCATGTACTTCAAGTTTGCTGTAAAGGCCCGTCCCGAACTGGAAAAGCAGGGCATCAAGGTGGATTCCAACTGGGAAGTTCCGGACGAAATGTTCAACCAGTTCAAGGAATTCTGCCTGAAGGATACCAGCTTCATGAAGATCAAGTCCAACGCTCTGGTAGGCGTGGACCAGCTGGAAAAGAGCGTTATCCGCGAACAGAACTACATGGGCGATTCCTCCAAGACCGTTACGGACACTCTGCTGTCCAAGCGCATTGCAGAAATGCGTGACGCCCTGGAACAGAACCGCAACGCCCAGTTTGAAGGCAACAAGGAATACATTAAGGACGGTATCAAGCGCGAACTGCTCACCTCCTTCCAGAACGATTCCGTAAGTACCGCATTCAGCCTGAAGCGCGACAAGCAGTTGAACGAAGCCATCCGCTACTTGAACGACACCGCTCTGTTCAACAAGGCTATGGCACCCCAGCAGAAGGCTCCTGCAAAGAAGCCGGAAGCAAAGACCGAAAAGAAGGCTTCTAACAAGAAGTCCAAGTAA
- a CDS encoding ABC transporter permease produces MNKIAEALGRFIHKFLHTVVSYLHFVWQMFKSIPGAFSNFHTTVEQMQHVGVTSIPVVLAASLATGAIMSWQLAYQFADMIPLMFVGMAVGKSVMVELCPILTAMVLAGRIGASMCSELGTMAVTEQLDAYKVLGLSPYKFLLAPRLIATVIMLPILTIISIFVGIVGGYEVAALYKDVSFSVFFYGVRMFYENWDLFVGLIKATVYGYFIASYACFFGFTTNAGAEGVGKATKATVVAGMTSILIGGFVLSKILLL; encoded by the coding sequence ATGAACAAGATTGCCGAAGCCCTCGGAAGGTTTATTCACAAGTTCCTACACACCGTAGTGAGCTATCTGCATTTCGTATGGCAGATGTTTAAGAGTATTCCCGGAGCGTTTAGCAATTTCCACACCACCGTGGAACAGATGCAGCATGTTGGCGTCACCAGTATCCCTGTGGTGTTGGCGGCCTCCCTTGCTACAGGCGCCATTATGTCCTGGCAGCTGGCTTACCAGTTCGCCGACATGATCCCCCTGATGTTTGTGGGCATGGCCGTCGGTAAGTCCGTAATGGTGGAACTCTGCCCCATTCTCACGGCAATGGTGCTGGCAGGCCGAATCGGAGCATCCATGTGTTCAGAACTGGGCACCATGGCTGTGACAGAACAGCTGGATGCATACAAAGTATTAGGTCTTAGTCCATACAAGTTCCTGTTAGCCCCTCGTCTTATCGCCACAGTAATCATGCTTCCAATTCTTACCATCATCAGTATCTTCGTGGGTATTGTGGGTGGTTATGAAGTGGCTGCCCTTTACAAGGACGTATCTTTCTCCGTATTCTTCTACGGTGTGCGTATGTTCTATGAGAACTGGGACTTGTTCGTGGGCCTTATTAAGGCTACCGTATACGGCTACTTTATCGCTAGCTACGCATGCTTCTTCGGCTTTACGACAAACGCCGGTGCAGAAGGCGTTGGTAAAGCAACCAAGGCCACTGTGGTGGCCGGCATGACCAGCATTTTGATTGGCGGTTTCGTCCTTTCCAAGATTTTGCTTCTCTAA
- the gyrB gene encoding DNA topoisomerase (ATP-hydrolyzing) subunit B, giving the protein MSEEIEEVKKSEEDYSGSNITVLEGLEAVRVRPAMYIGSTDIRGLHHLVWEVVDNSVDEALAGFCTHIEIAILPGNGIRVTDNGRGIPTDIHPKEKVGTLEVVMTKLHAGGKFDSNSYKVSAGLHGVGVSCVNALSTKLIATVRRKGKVVTQTFSKGIPCGPQQEIGTCGEEEHGTTIEFYPDDTIFSETVYVYETLATRFRELAFLMSGLRLTLTDERDEAKPSETFCFPGGVSEFVRYVDEHRTPLFNEPIHLVLPDGQYPLEVAMWYNDGYQENFFSFVNNVNTYDGGTHVTGFKTALTRVISKFAQDMPKGKKDITITADDIREGLTAVIAIKVSQPQFEGQTKRKLGNSEIASYVASAFGAKLDEYFQENPAAVKVILDKVYFAAQAREAAHKARTLARRKNVLESGGLPGKLADCSSRDPKECEMFIVEGDSAGGSAKQGRKREFQAILPLRGKILNVEKASLHRVLDTEEIQNLVNAIGCGLGSECKLEKLRYHKIVIMTDADVDGSHIQTLLLTFFFRYMRPLIDNGHVYLAMPPLYKLKVGLKEQYLFDENEKDEAMAKLEDKKNVTITRFKGLGEMSPEQLFETTMDPERRFLKQCYVEDAVVADQIFSMLMGEDVEPRRKFIETNAYKVLDELDV; this is encoded by the coding sequence ATGTCTGAAGAAATTGAAGAAGTGAAGAAGAGCGAAGAAGACTATAGCGGTTCTAATATTACCGTGCTGGAAGGTCTTGAAGCGGTGCGTGTTCGCCCTGCAATGTACATCGGTTCTACCGATATCCGTGGTTTGCACCACCTGGTCTGGGAAGTAGTGGACAACTCCGTGGACGAAGCCCTGGCTGGTTTCTGCACCCATATCGAAATCGCAATTCTTCCGGGGAACGGCATCCGCGTTACCGATAACGGTCGTGGCATTCCTACCGACATCCACCCCAAGGAAAAGGTGGGTACTCTTGAAGTGGTCATGACCAAGCTCCATGCCGGTGGTAAGTTCGACAGCAATTCCTATAAGGTTTCTGCAGGTCTTCATGGCGTGGGCGTGAGCTGCGTGAACGCACTTTCTACCAAGTTGATTGCAACAGTCCGCCGTAAGGGCAAGGTTGTGACCCAGACGTTCAGCAAGGGCATTCCTTGCGGTCCCCAGCAGGAAATTGGAACCTGCGGCGAAGAAGAACACGGTACTACCATTGAATTCTATCCGGACGATACGATTTTCAGTGAAACCGTCTATGTATACGAGACCTTGGCGACCCGCTTCCGCGAATTGGCATTCCTCATGAGCGGTCTCCGTCTGACTCTTACCGACGAACGTGACGAAGCCAAGCCCTCCGAAACATTCTGCTTCCCGGGTGGCGTTTCTGAATTCGTCCGCTATGTGGACGAACATCGTACTCCGCTGTTCAACGAACCTATTCACCTGGTACTTCCCGATGGCCAGTATCCTCTGGAAGTGGCCATGTGGTACAACGACGGCTACCAGGAAAACTTCTTTAGCTTTGTGAATAACGTGAACACCTATGACGGTGGTACCCACGTTACCGGTTTCAAGACCGCACTTACCCGCGTGATCAGCAAGTTCGCCCAGGACATGCCCAAGGGCAAGAAGGACATTACCATTACTGCTGATGACATCCGCGAAGGTCTTACCGCTGTTATCGCTATTAAGGTATCCCAGCCGCAGTTCGAAGGTCAGACCAAGCGCAAGCTGGGCAACTCCGAAATTGCAAGCTATGTAGCATCCGCATTCGGCGCCAAGCTGGACGAATATTTCCAGGAAAATCCGGCCGCCGTGAAGGTCATTCTGGACAAGGTCTACTTTGCCGCACAGGCTCGTGAAGCAGCCCACAAGGCACGCACCCTCGCCCGCCGTAAGAACGTTCTGGAAAGCGGTGGCCTTCCGGGCAAGCTGGCCGACTGCAGTAGCCGCGACCCGAAGGAATGCGAAATGTTCATCGTGGAAGGTGACTCTGCAGGTGGTTCTGCAAAGCAGGGCCGCAAGCGTGAATTCCAGGCCATCCTTCCGTTGCGCGGTAAGATTCTGAACGTGGAAAAGGCAAGCCTTCACCGCGTGCTGGACACCGAAGAAATTCAGAACCTGGTAAACGCAATCGGTTGCGGCCTGGGTTCCGAATGTAAGTTGGAAAAGCTCCGCTACCACAAGATCGTGATCATGACCGATGCTGATGTGGACGGTTCCCATATCCAGACTTTGCTTTTGACATTCTTCTTCCGCTACATGCGTCCGTTGATTGATAACGGCCACGTATACCTGGCAATGCCTCCTCTGTACAAACTGAAGGTCGGCCTGAAGGAACAGTACCTCTTCGACGAAAACGAAAAGGACGAGGCCATGGCCAAGCTGGAAGACAAGAAGAACGTGACGATCACCCGATTCAAAGGTCTGGGTGAAATGTCCCCGGAACAGCTTTTCGAAACCACTATGGATCCGGAACGTCGCTTCCTGAAGCAGTGCTACGTGGAAGACGCTGTGGTCGCCGACCAGATCTTTAGCATGCTCATGGGCGAAGACGTGGAACCCCGTCGTAAGTTCATTGAAACCAACGCATACAAGGTTCTCGACGAGTTGGATGTTTAA
- a CDS encoding polyprenyl synthetase family protein yields MISSNAKADFQTVLSQARELVQDTLTLTENVIFDVAKNAPSGIGERLESLFQRKGKRIRSTLLCLIAQSGAVKPDASRVAHACAGVELLHLASLVHDDIIDGTEIRRGKKTAHKEWGTQVAVLIGDYVLSQAMRCVIDEESRDIPQELSNAADKLIAGEILELDHSGDMSLSFEMYDKIIDGKTAALIEAAAKIGGILAGYDKEVASRCAQMGAHFGIAFQIVDDLLDYGFGSQNLDKAKFTDLSNGLITLPLLYYFDSCTADERAQMEGYIAKASEAGVPEKILECLNAKDAFKKAKTCAQDHLEKALEIAQTLPNGDFTDQIVEMIGSMSNRGN; encoded by the coding sequence ATGATTTCTAGTAACGCAAAGGCAGATTTCCAGACAGTTCTTTCCCAGGCGAGAGAGCTGGTCCAGGACACCCTTACGCTCACCGAAAACGTCATTTTCGACGTAGCGAAAAACGCTCCTTCCGGAATTGGCGAACGACTGGAATCCCTGTTTCAGCGCAAGGGCAAGCGCATTCGCTCAACCCTTCTGTGTCTGATTGCCCAAAGTGGCGCCGTAAAGCCCGACGCAAGCCGCGTGGCACACGCCTGCGCAGGCGTTGAATTGCTGCACTTGGCAAGCCTTGTGCACGACGATATCATCGACGGTACTGAAATCCGCCGCGGCAAGAAGACCGCCCATAAGGAATGGGGCACCCAGGTTGCAGTTCTTATTGGTGACTACGTGCTGTCCCAGGCCATGCGTTGCGTGATCGACGAAGAATCCCGAGATATCCCGCAGGAACTTTCCAACGCAGCAGACAAACTGATTGCGGGAGAAATTCTTGAATTGGACCACTCCGGCGACATGAGCTTGTCTTTTGAAATGTACGACAAGATTATCGACGGCAAGACTGCAGCCCTTATTGAAGCCGCAGCCAAAATCGGAGGTATCCTGGCAGGCTACGACAAGGAAGTGGCCTCCCGCTGCGCCCAGATGGGAGCTCATTTCGGCATTGCATTCCAGATTGTGGACGACTTGCTGGACTATGGTTTTGGCAGCCAGAATCTGGACAAGGCAAAGTTCACGGATCTGTCCAACGGGTTGATTACCCTCCCGCTGCTGTATTACTTCGACAGCTGCACCGCCGACGAACGTGCCCAGATGGAAGGTTACATCGCCAAGGCTTCCGAAGCAGGTGTTCCCGAAAAGATTCTGGAATGTCTGAACGCTAAGGACGCTTTTAAGAAGGCAAAGACTTGCGCTCAGGACCATCTGGAAAAGGCCCTGGAAATCGCCCAGACGCTTCCTAATGGGGACTTTACCGACCAAATTGTGGAGATGATAGGCTCCATGAGCAATCGCGGAAACTAA
- a CDS encoding sensor histidine kinase has protein sequence MSEELSQKKPFTRREIVKKFINKHRERLSVLQEARFEKGEKQLVELIGKDPESQNNFPVPGVFIGILVWAFIILFPLVFILDPTRSRGVDFKQLLDYYVPLFATLLIFLANQRFFVPKLFFRKKYFLFLTFNSVLLSFLLWLREFAWFIQTRTPEDTIGSFFSSYAFLGVNGHLEGGVIISFIFVDVMICVCCILIAIFTRQVIRAFIIREKRRATLQYELDFLKSQLSPHFLFNTLNNITSLISFDPKLAEKSMTKLSQLLRVMLYQSGDKTIPLKDDLDVLQKYAELEKLRLDDKFQLSFETEIEKPNLMVEPLLIMPLMENAMKHSANPNGGGFARVFVRQQENEIYVKVENSNFPRKAKPNASGLGLVTLKKRLELLYAGRYTYNAKVDGETYVAELRYKCNRPESQ, from the coding sequence ATGTCAGAAGAATTGTCACAAAAAAAGCCCTTTACCAGGCGCGAAATCGTAAAAAAGTTCATTAATAAGCATCGGGAACGCCTTTCGGTGCTCCAGGAGGCCCGTTTTGAGAAGGGCGAAAAACAGCTGGTGGAACTGATCGGTAAGGACCCGGAAAGTCAGAATAACTTTCCTGTGCCTGGAGTGTTCATTGGTATCCTGGTATGGGCTTTCATTATTCTGTTCCCGCTGGTGTTTATTCTTGACCCTACCCGCAGCAGGGGCGTGGACTTTAAGCAACTTCTGGACTATTATGTTCCTTTGTTCGCAACCCTTCTGATTTTCCTTGCGAACCAGCGTTTCTTTGTTCCAAAACTGTTCTTTAGAAAGAAGTACTTTCTGTTTTTGACATTTAACTCCGTGTTGCTCTCCTTTCTGCTTTGGCTTAGGGAATTTGCCTGGTTTATCCAGACCCGAACTCCCGAGGATACGATTGGCTCCTTCTTTTCGTCCTATGCGTTCCTGGGTGTAAATGGACATCTTGAAGGCGGCGTTATAATCTCCTTCATTTTTGTGGATGTCATGATTTGCGTTTGCTGTATCTTGATCGCCATTTTCACAAGACAGGTGATCCGCGCCTTTATTATCCGCGAAAAACGACGTGCCACATTGCAGTATGAACTGGACTTCCTGAAAAGCCAGCTGAGCCCCCACTTCCTCTTCAACACGCTGAATAACATTACCTCCCTCATTTCCTTTGATCCCAAGCTTGCGGAAAAATCCATGACTAAACTTTCGCAGTTGCTGCGAGTGATGCTTTACCAGTCCGGAGATAAGACCATTCCCCTAAAGGATGACCTGGATGTCTTGCAAAAGTATGCGGAACTGGAAAAATTGCGTCTGGATGACAAGTTTCAGTTATCTTTCGAGACGGAAATTGAAAAGCCCAATTTGATGGTGGAGCCTTTGCTCATTATGCCGTTGATGGAAAATGCCATGAAGCACAGTGCTAATCCTAATGGGGGAGGCTTTGCCCGTGTGTTTGTACGCCAGCAGGAAAATGAAATTTATGTGAAGGTGGAAAACAGTAACTTCCCCAGGAAGGCAAAACCTAACGCAAGCGGCCTAGGTCTTGTCACCTTGAAAAAAAGACTGGAGCTGCTTTATGCCGGCCGCTATACGTACAACGCAAAAGTTGACGGCGAAACGTATGTGGCGGAACTGCGATACAAATGCAATCGTCCTGAGAGCCAGTGA
- a CDS encoding RNA polymerase sigma factor RpoD/SigA gives MNKNIKTREEKDVYFQYLNDISKYPLLTKEQEKVLLKKVHEGSRAALEMLVNSNLRFVVNIANLYKGQGLEVGELISEGNMGLIEAARRFDYNQKIKFISYAVWWVRQNMTRAIAEKGRMVRISAEKELVLRRFAKKGGQMKQVIGGGMVMDPKSLEGVSKYKAKDIEKILMMGNRTASLDAPMGDDGDMTLGETICSAEMACDMAESRNRSEVYNKVMNENLSDLETKVLRLYYGMESDADLNLKDIATMTGHSKERIRQLKENALEKLRNSQVERLLNDAA, from the coding sequence ATGAATAAGAACATTAAGACTCGCGAAGAAAAGGATGTCTACTTCCAGTATCTCAATGACATCTCCAAGTATCCGCTCCTCACAAAAGAACAAGAAAAAGTTTTGCTTAAGAAAGTCCACGAGGGCAGCCGCGCCGCTCTGGAAATGTTGGTAAACTCCAACCTCCGCTTTGTGGTAAACATCGCTAACCTCTATAAGGGACAGGGCCTGGAAGTGGGTGAACTGATCAGCGAAGGAAACATGGGTCTCATTGAAGCCGCCCGCCGTTTCGATTACAATCAGAAGATTAAGTTCATCAGCTATGCCGTTTGGTGGGTTCGCCAGAACATGACCCGCGCCATCGCTGAAAAGGGCCGCATGGTCCGTATCAGCGCCGAAAAGGAACTGGTGCTTCGCCGCTTTGCCAAGAAGGGCGGCCAGATGAAGCAGGTCATCGGCGGCGGCATGGTGATGGACCCCAAGAGCCTGGAAGGTGTTTCCAAGTACAAGGCTAAGGATATTGAAAAGATCCTCATGATGGGCAACCGCACTGCATCCCTGGATGCTCCCATGGGCGATGACGGCGATATGACCTTGGGTGAAACCATCTGCAGCGCCGAAATGGCATGCGACATGGCAGAATCCCGCAATCGTTCCGAGGTTTACAACAAAGTAATGAACGAAAACCTCTCCGATTTGGAAACCAAGGTTCTTCGCCTTTACTACGGTATGGAATCCGATGCGGACTTGAACCTGAAGGATATCGCTACCATGACGGGTCACTCCAAGGAACGTATCCGCCAGCTGAAGGAAAACGCCCTGGAAAAGCTTCGCAACAGCCAGGTGGAACGCCTGCTGAACGACGCCGCCTAA
- a CDS encoding magnesium transporter CorA family protein has product MLKKYYKIESGRLASAPNEEVADIVMMGSLSQEQRSVLVKEYEITEHTIASAFDSDELSRIEYDDDFTTIVFKKPTNYSAAANFQFRVESFGIFIFKDWVLLLTDSDIPVMDEKRFSKIDSLNTFVLKVLSYAIYHFNEHLKIINRINDELEQKLRTAMENKYLLSMFSLNKGLIYYVSALNSNDTLLRKLQLGRSLNWTEAERELLEDIQIENGQSLQQANIYANILTSMMDARASVISNNVNTLMKNLTIVTISISLPTFFASLFGMNVRLPFGMNGDATGGSELAFWGIIAVCFLSVLVFMAIWTRKK; this is encoded by the coding sequence ATGCTCAAGAAGTACTACAAAATCGAATCAGGGCGCCTCGCTAGTGCCCCGAACGAAGAAGTTGCCGACATCGTTATGATGGGTTCTCTTAGCCAGGAACAGCGAAGCGTGCTGGTTAAGGAATACGAAATCACTGAGCATACCATTGCGTCTGCATTCGACTCCGATGAACTTTCCCGTATAGAATACGACGATGACTTTACCACCATCGTGTTTAAAAAGCCTACGAACTATTCTGCGGCCGCTAATTTCCAGTTCCGTGTAGAATCCTTCGGCATCTTCATTTTCAAGGACTGGGTGCTCCTCCTGACGGACTCCGACATTCCGGTCATGGACGAAAAGCGCTTTTCCAAGATTGACAGCCTGAATACCTTCGTGCTGAAGGTCTTGAGCTACGCCATTTACCACTTCAATGAACACTTGAAGATCATCAACCGCATTAACGACGAACTGGAACAGAAGCTCCGTACGGCTATGGAAAACAAGTACCTGCTTTCCATGTTCAGCTTGAACAAGGGCTTGATCTACTACGTGAGTGCATTGAACAGTAACGATACTTTGCTGCGCAAGCTTCAGCTGGGCCGCAGTCTGAACTGGACCGAAGCCGAACGTGAACTGCTGGAAGATATCCAGATTGAAAACGGACAGAGCCTCCAGCAGGCAAACATTTACGCAAACATTTTGACGTCCATGATGGATGCTCGTGCAAGTGTCATCAGCAACAACGTGAATACGCTGATGAAAAACTTGACCATCGTGACCATTTCCATTTCCCTTCCGACGTTCTTCGCAAGCTTGTTCGGTATGAACGTGCGTCTGCCCTTCGGTATGAACGGTGATGCCACTGGCGGTAGCGAACTGGCTTTCTGGGGAATTATCGCAGTCTGCTTCCTCTCCGTGCTGGTCTTCATGGCCATCTGGACACGAAAGAAATAA
- a CDS encoding DUF721 domain-containing protein: MPSFDSKRRSKHFSGNGPADISVLLKMVLDKNKISDDMTFSTLCERFSEVVGDLILPHVKPVRLEKNILVLKTSNSAWKQELFLQKKAIIDKCNLMLGKPAVRDVRIV, translated from the coding sequence GTGCCTAGCTTTGATTCAAAAAGGCGTAGCAAGCACTTCAGCGGGAATGGTCCTGCCGATATCAGCGTGCTCTTAAAAATGGTTCTGGACAAGAACAAAATCTCCGATGACATGACGTTTTCCACCCTGTGCGAACGCTTTTCTGAGGTGGTGGGAGACCTGATTTTACCCCACGTAAAACCGGTCCGTCTGGAGAAGAATATTTTGGTGCTAAAGACCTCCAATTCCGCATGGAAACAGGAATTGTTCCTTCAAAAAAAAGCTATTATTGACAAGTGTAATTTAATGTTGGGCAAGCCTGCTGTGCGGGATGTCCGAATCGTTTGA